The DNA sequence TTCTATAATGTTAGAGTGATAGTGCATGGGAGTGGGAATAATAGCTCTACTAAGATTCCAGTAAGCAAAGTTTTTAAGGCCGGGTATTTTATGGTAATCAAAGGTTATAACCTTCTTATGCTTTTCCCAGCAAAAATCATCTATGATCTCATACATCGACTATCACCTCTTTTATAATAATGATTATAGATTCTATTCTAACAAACTTTAGACAATATCTAAAGGGACTTTTTTTGAAGGCGCAGGAAAGATTTGATCAAGCTTCTGTAAATCTTCCTGATCAAGAGTAAATGTATTAACGCGTGCATTTTCTAACACATGAGCAGTATTAGAAGCCTTGGGGATGGCAATCATGTTGTCGTGGCGCATACACCATGCCAACAAGATTTGTATAGGGGTGGCATGATGTTTATCTGCTACCTTTTTTAAATCTGGATGTTGGATGAGTCCTCTACGAAGGGTTCCAGCTTGAGCAATAGGGCAATAAGCCATAATGGGTATACTATTTTGTTTCTGCCAGTTTATTAAATCATATTCTATGCCTCTTGAACCTAGGTGATACAGTACTTGATTGACGGCACAGTGGCTACCCTTTGGCAGACTAACTAATTCTTTCATATCACGGGTATCAAAATTAGATACACCCCATCTCAGGATTTTGCCAGTCTTTATAAGGTTTTCCATACCTTCAATCGTTTCTTCCAATGGTATACTACCGCGCCAGTGCAACAAATAAAGATCCAGATGATCTGTCTGCAGGCGTTTTAAACTATTCTCGCAGTTCTTTGCAATGTTTCTAAGACCTGCATTATGCGGATAGACTTTTGATACAAGAAAGACCTTATCCCTCATATTTTTAATAGCTTCACCTGCCACGCACTCGGCACCACCGTCAGCATACATTTCTGCGGTATCAATCAGAGTCATGCCAAGATCTATACCAAGCCTCAAGGCTTCTATTTCATCTTTCTGTTTACCTGGGTTTTCTCCCATATACCATGTTCCCTGCCCGAGCTTGGGCACGGAAGCACCATCTGCTAATAATACTCTGTGCTCTTGGTTGATGCTATAGAGTTCTTGAGTTATTTTAGAATCAAGTTTTATCATAATAATATCCTTTCTAAATCATATTTCATGCGTATACCTTTTTAATAAATATACAATATAAAGAAGAACATATCTAATGTTGTTAAAAAAACATTACTCATATCATTCTTATATTAGATAAACAAAAATATGTGTGTGTTATAAGTAAATGTATAAAAAAGTACTAAATATTATATTGAATGCACCTAAGAATTAAAAATATTATACTATAAACATCATCAAATACAAATAGACTTCATTATAAATTGATACTAAGAGAGGAGCGAGACATGAAAAGCACTATAGCAAATGGTGTATGGCCTACTATGGTAACGCCTTATACAGAAGATAATAAAGTTGACTATGAAGGTGTACTAAAAATTATTGATTGGTACGATAAGCAAGGCGTGGCAGGTATATTTGCAGTATGCCAATCTAGTGAAATGTTTTTTCTTTCAAAAGAGGAAAGATTAGAGCTTGCAAAGTTTATAGTAGAAAATACTCCTAAACATATGGGGGTTATAGCATCAGGACATGTAGCGGATACAGCTTGCGAACAAATTGAAGAGGCAAAAGAGGTTATAGACTTAGGGATAGATGCCTATGTATTTATTTCCAATAAGTTTGCCGCACCAGATGAAGGTGAAGAAGTAGTTAAGAAAAATATTGATAAGATCGTTAATAGTATACATAATATTAATTTTGGTATTTATGAATGTCCTTATCCGTATAAAAGACTTATCACACCAGAAACTCTAAAGTGGTGTGCTGACACAGACAGATTTCTATTTCTTAAGGATACGTGCTGTAATCTAGAGGGACTGCAGGCTAAAGTAAATGCTACAGCAGGAACAAACTTAAAGATCTACAATGCGAATGCAGCAACACTACTCGAAAGTTTAAAAATGGGATGCGCTGGGTATAGTGGGATTATGACAAACTTCCATGCAGAACTTTATGTATGGCTGTGTGAGAATTATGCTAAATATCCTGGAAAGGCTGAGAAATTACAAGCGTTTTTAGGCGCAGCTTCGGTGATAGAATGTCAGTGCTATCCGGTTAATGCAAAGTATCATATGCAGCTTGAAGGATTAGGTATTAATTATCATAGCCGCGTAAAAGACAAAAATGAACTTACCCAGAGTAGGCAGATAGAGGTTAAACAGATGCAGGTTATGTATCATCTCGTTAAAGAATGGCTGGATATCTAAAAATAATATCTACTATAAAAACTGATTTGTAGTAGACTATATTAAAAGGAGGAGTATTATGTTTAAGAAGATGGTAGCAATTTCAATGGTCGTAGCAACAATGTTTACAGTAGGGGGATGTGGGGCAAATAACCCAAAAGAGGCGTCACAGCCGTCACCAGCAGCTCAAGCTGAAACAAAAAGCCAAGAAGCACAAGTGCCAGCAGGTGAAACACCAATTGAACTTAAATTTACAAGTGTTTCTGTTCCGGGGGATACGCACACAGAATCTATGGATGTATTTGCAAAAAAAGTAGAAGAATTATCAGAGGGATCGATTAAGGTTAAGGTTTATCATTCAGGGTCACTTTTCTCATCAGAAAATGAGTTTGATGCACTCTTAAACGGAGATGTTGATATGGCATATATATCAAATCCAACTATAGCGACAAAGATAGATTACTTTAACATGTTTACATCTGGTTATTTCTTTAAAGATTATGAACATATGACATCAACATTAAATGGAGATATCGGTAAAAATATCATCAGAAAGGATATTGAAGAAGAACTTGGCATTGTGCCGCTAGCGAGCTTCTACCTTGGATCTCGTCAAGTCAATACGACTAAAAAAGCAATCAATAGTTATGATGATATGAAAGGCTTATTGCTTAGAATGCCTAACTCACCAGCATGGTTATTCTTAGGTAAAGCATTAGGCGCAAATCCTACACCAATGTCATTTAATGAAGTTTATACAGGTCTTTCTACAGGGGCGATTGATGCACAAGATAATCCGCTTCCAACAGTGCAAAGTGCTAAATTCTATGAGGTTACAAAATACATTGCAGTAACAAATCACGTTATTGACTCGATTTATCCTACTATTAATAAAGTAACTTGGGAGAAGATGAGTGAAAAACAACAACAAGCTATGAGAGAGGCGATCGAGTTCACAAGAGACTTCTGTGATACAACTAACCTTGAAAAAGAAGCAAATCTTCTTAAATTCTTGGAAGAACAAGGCTTAACGGTTACTCGTCCAAATCTTGATGAGTTTAGAGAAAAAGTACAAGCAGCATATCTTGAGGATTCAGAGCAAACAGCCAAATGGAATATGGATCTTTTTGAAGAGATACAAGCAGCTGCAAAATAATTATTTGATAGTTTATTTTGATAAGGGGGACAGCGCTTGGATAATGTAAAAAAAATTGGAAAAAAAGTGATCGACTTTCTTGGAATAACTGTTCCTACAATAACATTTCTTATTATATTTATTACTTTTATGATAGGGATAATTTCAAGGTATGTGCTTAGACAACCGGTTCCTTGGACCTATGAAATAAGTATTTTAGCGTATATGTGGACCATGTTTTTTGGGGTCGGTCAAGCGATTAGACTCGATGAACATGTTGTATTTGGACTTGTGTATGACTCGGCAAGTGAGAAAGTTCAAAAGATATTCAGAGTTATTTATAACTTAGCTGTTGCTATTTTAGTGACTATTGCATTTATGCCTTGTTTAAACTCTATGTTGAGTAAAAGAGGAATAACAGGTGTATTGCAGCTTCCTTATAAATGGGTATTTGCACCTTTTCTCTTGATGTTCATTGAGATCATTCTAAGATGTGCCTACAACGTCATTAAAGAATTTATGCTACAAAAGAAGGAAGAGGTGAAATAATATGCCACTAAGTGTTATTATACTTTTTGCAGTAATGGCTTTGTGCTTTATTATCCGAATGCCTGTATCCTTCTCAATGCTGGCCGCATCAATTATATACTTTATAGTGAGTGGCAATGACATGGGGCAAGTATTCACGGTTATAACTGGTAATATGTTTTCAAATTATATTATGCTTGCAGCGCCGCTATTTATCTTTACAGCAAATGTTATGAACCAAGGACTTGTAACAGATAAAATCTTTAAATTTTGTAATGGTCTGTTAGGTAAATTTAAAGGTGGGACAGCACAGGTTAATGTTTTTGCATCCCTTATATTTTCAGGCATGACAGGTTCTGCTATTGCAGATGCATCAGGGCTTGGACTTATGGAAATAGAACAGATGAAAAAAGAAGGTTATGATGATGGCTTTAGCTGTGCAATTACAGCGGCGTCAGCTACAGTGGGACCTATTTTTCCACCAAGTATTCCAATGATCGTTTATGCGATGCTATCTGGTGCATCTATTGGCAACTTGTTTATGGGGGGGATGGTACCAGGCGTGCTTCTTGCGGGAATACTTATGATTTATGTGGCTGTTATCTCACATAAAAGAGACTATCCAAGAGGTGAAAAATATACAAGAAGAGAGTTTTTAAAGTTTTCTATTCAAGCCATACCAGCACTTATGACACCAGTTATTTTGCTTGGCGGTATTTATGGCGGAGCTGTTACGCCTACAGAAGCGGGAGCAGTTGCAGCTTTATATGCTATTATCGTTTCAGTCTTAGTTTATAGAAATATGGGTGCGGGTGAGCTTTGGAAGATCTTAAGAGAAAGTGCAAGAATGACAGCGGTCCTCGGATTATTAGTAGGTACTGCAATGTTGTTTTCTTATATCATTGCACTTGAGCAGATACCTAATCTTGTGACAGATGCAGTAATGGGTGTTACGAATAATCCCCTAATCTTCTTATTTGTTGTTAATATTGTATTTCTGCTACTCGGAACCGTAATGGATGTAAGTACGATACAGCTTGTATTTGTTCCTATGATTATTCCGCTTGTCAAAGCATTTGGCATAGACCTTGTACACTTTGGAGTAGTCATTTGTCTTAATATGATGATAGGACTTTCAACACCACCATTTGGGATGCTGTTATTTATTGTATCGGGTATGAGTAAGACACCTATTAAGAAGGTTATAAGAGAAATACTTCCAATGGTAATCATTATGATTATACTGTTATTTATTATTACATATGTACCAGATATTGTAATGTGGATGCCACGTACATTTGGAATTAAATAAGGATTCAATAACTCTTTGAAATAAGCCTTCTTTTTCTAATAATATAATAGAAAAAGAAGGCTTTATCTAAACATAAACAACCGGTATAACACCACAACAGGGGGGATTTGAATGATCGTTGACCATATTAGCAATCTAAAAAAATATAATGAATTGGGACTTTGGGGAGAGAAGATTATAGAGTTTATTGCGTATTTTCAGAAAGCGAAGTTAAGAGATGGCAGGTATGACATTTTAGGAGATAATCTTTTTGCACTTGTACAAAGTTATATGACGATACCAAGTGACGAGGGAAGGTGGGAATCACATCAGGAGTATGTTGATCTACAGTATATCGTACAAGGCGCAGAGATGATGTATTGGGCACTTACTGATACGCTGGCAGTCAGCGAAGATCATACGCCAGAAAAGGATATTCTGTTTTATCATAAGGGGCCCCATAAGGCAGCGCTCATATTAGAAAGAGATATGTTTGCTTTGCTTCTTACCCATGATGCGCACATGCCTTGTTGTGAGACTTTGCATAAACAGAAGGTAAAAAAAATAGTCTTTAAAATAAAATCAACGATACTAAAGCGTGGTTTGGAGGAATAATAATGAAAAAATTACATGGCGTGACAACTGCTATGGTTACTCCTATGGATGAGATGGGTCGTGTTAATCTAGAAGGTGTAAAACAGCTGACAAACTTTTTAATTGAAAAGGGGGTAGAT is a window from the Cellulosilyticum sp. I15G10I2 genome containing:
- a CDS encoding aldo/keto reductase, coding for MPKLGQGTWYMGENPGKQKDEIEALRLGIDLGMTLIDTAEMYADGGAECVAGEAIKNMRDKVFLVSKVYPHNAGLRNIAKNCENSLKRLQTDHLDLYLLHWRGSIPLEETIEGMENLIKTGKILRWGVSNFDTRDMKELVSLPKGSHCAVNQVLYHLGSRGIEYDLINWQKQNSIPIMAYCPIAQAGTLRRGLIQHPDLKKVADKHHATPIQILLAWCMRHDNMIAIPKASNTAHVLENARVNTFTLDQEDLQKLDQIFPAPSKKVPLDIV
- a CDS encoding dihydrodipicolinate synthase family protein, with protein sequence MKSTIANGVWPTMVTPYTEDNKVDYEGVLKIIDWYDKQGVAGIFAVCQSSEMFFLSKEERLELAKFIVENTPKHMGVIASGHVADTACEQIEEAKEVIDLGIDAYVFISNKFAAPDEGEEVVKKNIDKIVNSIHNINFGIYECPYPYKRLITPETLKWCADTDRFLFLKDTCCNLEGLQAKVNATAGTNLKIYNANAATLLESLKMGCAGYSGIMTNFHAELYVWLCENYAKYPGKAEKLQAFLGAASVIECQCYPVNAKYHMQLEGLGINYHSRVKDKNELTQSRQIEVKQMQVMYHLVKEWLDI
- a CDS encoding sialic acid TRAP transporter substrate-binding protein SiaP, with protein sequence MFKKMVAISMVVATMFTVGGCGANNPKEASQPSPAAQAETKSQEAQVPAGETPIELKFTSVSVPGDTHTESMDVFAKKVEELSEGSIKVKVYHSGSLFSSENEFDALLNGDVDMAYISNPTIATKIDYFNMFTSGYFFKDYEHMTSTLNGDIGKNIIRKDIEEELGIVPLASFYLGSRQVNTTKKAINSYDDMKGLLLRMPNSPAWLFLGKALGANPTPMSFNEVYTGLSTGAIDAQDNPLPTVQSAKFYEVTKYIAVTNHVIDSIYPTINKVTWEKMSEKQQQAMREAIEFTRDFCDTTNLEKEANLLKFLEEQGLTVTRPNLDEFREKVQAAYLEDSEQTAKWNMDLFEEIQAAAK
- a CDS encoding TRAP transporter small permease, yielding MDNVKKIGKKVIDFLGITVPTITFLIIFITFMIGIISRYVLRQPVPWTYEISILAYMWTMFFGVGQAIRLDEHVVFGLVYDSASEKVQKIFRVIYNLAVAILVTIAFMPCLNSMLSKRGITGVLQLPYKWVFAPFLLMFIEIILRCAYNVIKEFMLQKKEEVK
- a CDS encoding TRAP transporter large permease encodes the protein MPLSVIILFAVMALCFIIRMPVSFSMLAASIIYFIVSGNDMGQVFTVITGNMFSNYIMLAAPLFIFTANVMNQGLVTDKIFKFCNGLLGKFKGGTAQVNVFASLIFSGMTGSAIADASGLGLMEIEQMKKEGYDDGFSCAITAASATVGPIFPPSIPMIVYAMLSGASIGNLFMGGMVPGVLLAGILMIYVAVISHKRDYPRGEKYTRREFLKFSIQAIPALMTPVILLGGIYGGAVTPTEAGAVAALYAIIVSVLVYRNMGAGELWKILRESARMTAVLGLLVGTAMLFSYIIALEQIPNLVTDAVMGVTNNPLIFLFVVNIVFLLLGTVMDVSTIQLVFVPMIIPLVKAFGIDLVHFGVVICLNMMIGLSTPPFGMLLFIVSGMSKTPIKKVIREILPMVIIMIILLFIITYVPDIVMWMPRTFGIK
- a CDS encoding YhcH/YjgK/YiaL family protein, with protein sequence MIVDHISNLKKYNELGLWGEKIIEFIAYFQKAKLRDGRYDILGDNLFALVQSYMTIPSDEGRWESHQEYVDLQYIVQGAEMMYWALTDTLAVSEDHTPEKDILFYHKGPHKAALILERDMFALLLTHDAHMPCCETLHKQKVKKIVFKIKSTILKRGLEE